A region of the Phaseolus vulgaris cultivar G19833 chromosome 11, P. vulgaris v2.0, whole genome shotgun sequence genome:
tagaTGTGTTTCTCCATAAGTCCAtgtaagagagaaaaataagaagaaaaaaaattaacttgcACATaagttaacaataaaaatttagaaaatttacATGAAAGAACTATACGAATTAACTTATGCATAAGTTCATTTTATCTTACAAAGAAgctaattttaagttttttttctctcctaGAAGCTTATAACCAAACTAGTCCAAGTAGGCCCTAAATGGGGTTAGGCAGACTGCCTTCAGCATTTTAGAGTTCTTTTGTTGTGAGTATAATGGATTTTAAATGGGAAAACAATTCAGTCCTAGATCATTGAACAGACCCAACCCACAATGCATCCATTTGCTATCACATAAAACTGGTAAAAATCATCGATCAGAAAATAAATGCAGAGCAATGCTTTGATGACCCATCGATTAAGTATTTTCAACTTTCAAGTACTTCATCACATATTGTACTGAGATCATGAGAATAAGAGAGTAAAATTCAAGGGCATACCTCGAGAGCAAGCTTATCCTGCCTCTCTTGCCATCATCAATCACAAACCTCTACTGATATTGATATTGATAAACACTACGAACAAAAGTTAGCATCTCTATCTACAATAATTGAGTGGATTGTCAAAGCATATGGATGTATACTTTCTTTTATACTTTTACCAACAGTACACGAAGATGATGAACAACAATCTATTTTCTTGACAAGCGAGGTATATTGGAATTGAAGATTAACAAAGAGAAGAGCACAATAGTGAAAAACAATCGTTTTCTTGTATTAGTAGATACTGCCAACAGTAATACGAATGGCCCAAATCCATagaatttcaataaattaatcaaAGCAACGAAATCATTCAAAGCAATGAACATAGGATAAGGATTCACAAAGTTGCCTGTGCTATCGTAGCTGAGCATCGTATTTCTTTGAAAACAACGCCTGCTATAAGCAACTTTCCACAAGCATAGGTTTCAAAATAGAATCTAAGCTCGCTTCTGAAGCATATACAATATTGCGTCTGCAGAAAATGAGAGAGAGGGAGGAATTGGTTGAATCTCGAAGGCATAAACAGAATCTAAACTGAAAGATATAATTCAATTGCAGAATACAATAATTACAGTTACAGAGTTTACATTCCTCACTTGCCTACGCCGCAGTGGTGGTGAAGACTTCAAGTTCGGAGGTGTTCTCCTGATCAATGACGTCGAGAAAGACGGGATCAACGGTGACGTGGCTGTCGACGTGGACCTTGAAGTTGTGGTCCCACCACATGACCCTGGCGGCGCCAGCGATGTCAACGGCGGCGTCGAGGACCATCTCGCGGCGAGCGACGTCGTGGAGGAAGCGCGTGGCGTGGTTCGCTAGCTGGAGTGCGTGGAGGCGGGCGGGGAGGCGGAGGAGCTGGCAGGAGCGGGGTGGCTGGGAGCCGGCTTGGACCTGAGCCGAACCGAGGAGGGAACCCTCGTAGAAGATGGACATGGAGGTGGAGGAGTAGTGGATGGGAGCAATGTTGGGGTTGGTCACGTGGACGGTGAGTAGAACCTCTGCGTCCAGAAGAGGTAGGTTGAGTTTGAGGGAAGTGAAGTTTATGGATATGAGGTGGAACGTTGGGTCCTTCGGTTTGGCGGAGATTAGGGCGGTGGCTGCTACTGCAGATGCTGCACCGATTATCGCCGAACTCCAGCTCCATTTCACCTTTTTGCCCATTGCAATTCGTCCTGCGATTCTCTAGTCGACTAGGTCCGTGATGGATGAGGATACAGTGAAAACTAGATAGATATCAATATTTATAATCCGTAtaaatttaatacatttattttaagcTTTATACAATATTTCAGTTTACAAGCAAATTTTATGATGTAGAAAAGGTTACTAATTTTTGCATGTATAAAATGTGTTTCAGTATGtatatagtttttatttcaacCATCCAAAATATGATTTTACAATGTCATTCAATTATACACTACCTTTGAatattatatatcaataatatcCTCCACTTAATTGACACAACTGCTAACTAAACACAAGAAAAGAGTTGGGCGGAAAGAGTAAATTGAAGTTACGTTAACAAATACAGTAGTGTTAAACTTTTTAtggtctaatttttttttttttggcatCTCGATTTTCTACTAACTAAAACGATTGTCCACCTTAACTTCCCCACTCCTCAATATTCAATTTGTCTTCCACCAGTAGCCATTACGTCTACCTTcgttaataattataattttatacttattCTATCGTTTAATGCTTTCAATTTATGTCGTTTCATAGCCTTGATGCTTAGGATCGAAACTACATAAGAAAAGAAATTATGCAAACGGCCCACCTTCCTAAAGATTAAGATTCAAACGAGGGCCACCAATCATGGAATCAAGGAGATGTGGAGGACCATTCCAAATATCCTTCACTCTTGACATTACATTCATACGCTAATTGCGGTCATACAATCTCCACTCCCTTTCATCACCATCTCACCCCGCTGCTAATGAATGGCAAATGCAAGTGATCATCACATGACATTTGAACGACCAGCATTATtgggaaaaaaaattgatgcTCGTCATGCTAAGTAGCATGAGGATATATAACTGACATGTAAAACATGAAACATTAAAGTAGTAATTCGTGATAATAGTACGATGGAATAAAAATAGTTAGTAGTGTGgtcatttatttttgtgcaacTTGCTGCAACCAATACCAAAATAAGAACAAGCTCCGCTGAAATGTTCAATCCTGCACTTCTGGCTTCTTTGCAGTGCCTTTAATGTACCACCCTAGAGCCCCAAGAATTGTTATGGTGCCAGCTACAACTGCGTAATTCCGGTGTTTGTCGGTTGAAACTCTTTCGGCTGACGCTCCAGTGTGTCCCGAGACACTTGGTTTGGCATCAATTACTGAACCCCCTGAGCCTGCTTCTGGTTGAGGACCCTAAATCAGAGGATACAGTTACCATTAAGTTCAAAGCAAGACATCGGATAGACAAACAAATGCATACGCAACTGGAGAATGATTTCTTGCAAACGTTACAGAAACAGAGAGTCACAAATACACAGAAATGACAGGATATAAAGTAAAATCAACATTGTAGTTATTTGGTCTTTAAGATAGAGCCATGAGCGGGATAAAATATGCAATGGGCTTTCATATTAACATAAAAAAGGTATCTAACCCAAAAGTTAGttgaaaaaagaaaaggtgTATAAATAATGTCGACAGGATTTCTTTATGGATGTTTATTGAGCAACCAAGGATATCATAATCTGTGTGTATACAGAATAATCTTCATGAAGATGCAACAAATTATGCTGATTCTACAGCAGACAACAATGAATTTTCCAAATAAAGGGGTGacaactttctttttttataaaatgtgtTCAACATCCCAATTACAATTTCCGCAGGTTTATACAAATAACAGCTTAgcatttgaatttaaaaataaaacaaaaaacagatGGGGCATATATGCTGATTGGCTCTAGTATTTTTTGGGCAGGCGTAATAGCTTtcaaatatgtaaaaaagtCAGCCCCACATTGCGCCTAATCCATCTATTTTCCACCAAATAAAAGCAGTAAGCATCCACATTCAGAAAATATACAGAGAAATATGGTTGATCCAGTGATTAAATGCTTTCAAGAAGTTCATCAAATATTGTACAGAAATCATAAAGTATAAAAGGGTATAACTTAAGACATACCTTGCGAGCAAGCTTCTCCAACTTCTCTTGCTCAGCTTtctgaaaaatgaaaaacaaataaacacCCAACATGTATGCTACTGTCAAGCACAAACCTCCACTGATGTAAGGAAACAGTAGAAACCAGAGGTAGCAACTTTCTCTACAGTAATAGATTGGATTGGCAAAAGAGATGGATCTAAAccttcatatttttaataacatgACGAAGATGTTGAATGGTAATCTATTTTCTAGGCATCTGCTAGAGTATAATTGAATATTAGCAGAGCACAAAAATGAACAGACAATTGTTTCCTTCTGTTAGAAGCTAGAGCCTGAGACCATATGAGTGATTCTAACAACACATTGGTAAGACTATCAATATAATTCAATAGACTAGTAAAGGCCAAAGCGATAtcatttaaaacaaacaaaaaatttcaacgcattttagaaaataatgaTTCAATGATGCATAAAGTTGTCTGTACTAACAGAActgaacatattttttattagcaatGCATGCTAGAAGCAAATTTTCCCAAGATCTGGCTTCAACGTGAATTCTAAAAATGTTTCAGAATCATATTGTGACTGCATAAAAACTCATCATACATGCTATGCAGCAACTGTCCCAATTACCAAAAGCTTAAGCTGTTGAGTGAAAGCAGATAAATAGTTTCAGATCACATATCCCTTCACACAAAAAGACCTCAGATCCTTAGGTATAGACAATGCAGAAACCCACCCTACCTTGTGCTTAGATTACCCACTTAATCACAAGGGCTCTGATTCCATATACCATGAACCAATTATTCAAAAAGCGTTAAGGCATTGAGCAAAATGACAGAAACGATTGCATCACAGTACAAGGGTAATATAACTCACTTCATGTCACACTAAACTTCCGGAACCCTAGAAAACCAAAGCAAACCTTAATTATACAAGGTATTCATATCTCTAGCATAAAGATATACCTCAATCCTAAAAAACACGGACACGGCAAGAAAAATGCGAAGGAAAAACTTCTGAACTCGCGAATGTGCTTGAATAGAACCACAATACACAAACTGTCCATCCATACATAGCACAATAATAGAAAACTTTGGAGGTTACCTTAAAGTAAGCATTTTCAGCAGCCCTTTCCTCCTCGCTGAGTACTTTTCCAGAACCACTGCTAAACAACCTTCTAGATCCGTACCTTGCAGCCACACGCGCAGCCATTGCAATTAGTtatattttcttctcttctgtaaataaaacaaaaaatcataAGCTCGactttaaattaattatgaacAAAGCCGCATTAAAATCAGAGCTTAATTCCACATATTACAAACATTTCCCAAAAATCTCAACAATTTCAGATTGTGTATATAACGAGGAGAAAGCCTAAAAGTGCTACACAAATCGCATCGGGTTTTCCAAGAAATGGTGCTATATTAAGTCTAGAACTTAAAATCTCTCGTTTTCGTGGTTTGGTTCAATGAACAAGTGATGCGAAAACGTGATTCTAGCTAGTTTAGAACATCGCATTTTTTCGAAAGTTCCTACACACCGATTCATGAGAGATACAAAATCCGATCTAAACTTGATTAGGAAAAATTTGTATAGAAAACATTAATCATGATAACAAAAATCGGAATAATTACCTGACTGGATTCAGTGTAGAGCGCAGAGAGGGTTCAGGAAGCAGAAACAATGTGAGTGGTGTTTGTTGTTGAAGCCCTTCCCTTGTAGTAGAGGGTTCATATACGGCACCGTTTGGAATTACTCTATTCCACCTTTACATTCGCACCAGGTATTCGGATTCCTTCCTTAAGatgatgtttttttaattaaaataaataaataatttctaactttttattttattcaaactcTATTTGGCAGAAATTGCAAACAAATATTTGGGAAATGTAATTTtcaaaaagtaatattttaaaaaaattaaagcgTTTAGAATAACTTTTTCGTAAATACTTCTTACAAATAAGAACAATAAGTAACATAacttaaatttttgtatttttctaaAAACTATTTATGAAGAAATTCATGTAAAcaatctattaaaaaataaatttaaaaaaaaattaattaaagcaGTATATATAGATGATTTTAAAGAGTGCTTCTTATTTATGTTAATTACTTGAAATAGTAGTCATCTACATTATTTTGTTGTTCGAATTGAAGTCCATCTTACAGATATTATTCAGGGATTTATGTAGAGAGATAACCAGAATGGggactaaaaaatatatagagtTTATTTCGTTATtgtaatacaaaaaaatatcattatatattttaaaaatattaattaattaaatattgatcTATAACAAATTTAGTATACTATATACACGTatatgataaattaaataatatgttttaaacAAAATCACTGTCAAATATTACGTTACTGCAAATCTAtgtgaatataatatttattttaatcataaatttaagggaaaaaacaatattaattactttaaaaactCACTACATCAAATTAAATGATATGGTGAAAATAGTTATTGTTCTGAAAGTTATTTTTAACCTACTTTGATCTCTATATTTAGATTATTTATCTAAAACTTACGAGGGTGCATATATGAACCTGCATATTTGAGGATATAAAAAACCTATATCATCAAAAGATAATATTTATGCGGTGTTTAAATTTCAAGGTGTCAATCTATAATAAGCACGTctaattagtaaaaaaaatactactGTTCTTTCAGTAAGTTGTAATTAAATCATTGTAACGTGAATGTTAATAAATTTATggtttaattacttttttatccttatattt
Encoded here:
- the LOC137816025 gene encoding uncharacterized protein, which encodes MGKKVKWSWSSAIIGAASAVAATALISAKPKDPTFHLISINFTSLKLNLPLLDAEVLLTVHVTNPNIAPIHYSSTSMSIFYEGSLLGSAQVQAGSQPPRSCQLLRLPARLHALQLANHATRFLHDVARREMVLDAAVDIAGAARVMWWDHNFKVHVDSHVTVDPVFLDVIDQENTSELEVFTTTAA
- the LOC137817818 gene encoding uncharacterized protein At2g27730, mitochondrial; its protein translation is MAARVAARYGSRRLFSSGSGKVLSEEERAAENAYFKKAEQEKLEKLARKGPQPEAGSGGSVIDAKPSVSGHTGASAERVSTDKHRNYAVVAGTITILGALGWYIKGTAKKPEVQD